A genomic stretch from Erigeron canadensis isolate Cc75 chromosome 9, C_canadensis_v1, whole genome shotgun sequence includes:
- the LOC122582632 gene encoding ras-related protein RABC2a-like — MGTITSGQYDASFKILLIGDSGVGKSSLLVSFISDDDSFQHLAPTIGVDFKIKQLTVGGKRLKLTIWDTAGQERFRTLTSSYYRGAQGIILVYDVTRRETFTNLSDIWAKEIDLYSTNQDCVKMLVGNKVDKDTERFVSREEGIALAKELNCLFLECSARTRENVQQCFEELALKIMEVPSLLEEGSTMVKRNILKQKPETQSAPTNICCS; from the exons atgggGACAATAACGTCAGGACAGTATGATGCATCATTTAAGATTTTAttgattggtgattctggtgttGGCAAAAGTAGTCTTCTTGTCAGTTTCAtttctgatgatgattctttTCAACATCTTGCCCCTACAATTG GTGTTGACTTCAAAATCAAGCAACTTACAGTTGGTggaaaaagattaaaacttacAATTTGGGACACTG CTGGACAAGAGAGATTTAGAACATTGACAAGTTCTTACTACAGGGGTGCCCAAGGGATTATTTTAG TGTATGATGTTACAAGAAGAGAGACATTCACAAACCTATCAGACATATGGGCTAAAGAAATTGACCTTTACTCTACGAATCAGGATTGTGTCAAGATGCTTGTTGGAAATAAAGTTGACAAG GACACTGAAAGATTTGTGAGCAGGGAAGAAGGCATTGCTCTTGCGAAAGAGCTCAATTGTTTATTTCTTGAATGTAGTGCCAGAACTCGGGAAAATGTACAGCAATGCTTTGAAGAGCTTGCACTAAAG ATAATGGAGGTTCCTAGCCTCTTAGAAGAAGGATCAACTATGGTAAAGAGAAATATATTGAAGCAAAAACCGGAGACCCAAAGTGCACCTACCAATATCTGTTGCTCATAG
- the LOC122583268 gene encoding zinc finger protein ZAT5-like, with product MEAHQDDDYSLIMEESRNMIIKGKRTKRPRPSSPLALTMASTSSTATTASDQDGDIENPSNNNFFNMPSSSIEFTKITQDNDEEDMANCLILLAQGQSSSPPPPHKGVVEVTRTSGFYVYECKTCNRGFSSFQALGGHRASHKKPPKANLEDTIRPNMMKKDVDGLHSSTTLSLQIGSNQLIQCNPGNSVKVAKIHECSICSAEFASGQALGGHMRRHRSMPPMAGTSTSCGDSSGCQESKKPKTLLSLDLNLPAPSEDDQKEMKFPFRSKDQMIVFSNSSLVHCHF from the coding sequence ATGGAAGCTCATCAAGATGATGATTATAGTTTGATCATGGAAGAATCACGGAACATGATCATCAAGGGAAAACGAACCAAGCGTCCAAGGCCCTCTTCCCCTCTTGCCCTAACCATGGCTTCTACATCTTCCACCGCGACTACCGCTAGTGATCAAGATGGGGATATAGAAAACCCTAGTAATAATAACTTCTTCAACATGCCATCAAGCTCGATTGAATTCACTAAAATTACACAAGATAACGACGAAGAAGACATGGCAAATTGCTTGATTCTTCTGGCTCAGGGTCAGTCCTCGTCACCCCCTCCACCACACAAGGGGGTGGTGGAGGTGACGAGGACTTCAGGGTTTTATGTTTACGAATGTAAAACATGTAATCGTGGGTTCTCCTCGTTTCAAGCCCTTGGTGGTCATAGAGCAAGTCACAAGAAACCCCCAAAGGCTAATTTGGAGGACACCATTAGGCCAAACATGATGAAAAAAGATGTGGATGGTCTTCATAGCTCTACAACGCTATCTCTTCAAATTGGTTCGAACCAATTGATTCAATGTAACCCTGGTAACTCCGTTAAGGTAGCCAAGATTCATGAATGCTCGATATGTAGTGCTGAATTTGCTTCTGGTCAAGCACTCGGTGGTCATATGAGGCGACATAGGTCCATGCCACCCATGGCTGGTACATCTACAAGTTGTGGTGATTCGAGTGGATGTCAAGAATCCAAGAAACCAAAAACCCTATTATCGTTGGACTTGAATCTTCCTGCTCCAAGCGAAGACGATCAAAAGGAAATGAAGTTCCCATTTCGGTCAAAAGATCAAATGATCGTGTTCTCAAATTCGTCACTAGTTCATTGTCATTTCTGA
- the LOC122583662 gene encoding uncharacterized protein LOC122583662 produces the protein MQEARLIIWDEAPMTQKYASETLDKTLEDILGYKDLRNKHQVFGGMTVLLGGDFRQILSVIPKGKKQEIVHSCINKYVLWKYCRLFTLSRSMQVNEYSSTGVVDIEKQEFNKWVLNIGDGIIEAKAKESEDEPTWIPILEKFIVPYSTSPIEEIIKATFPDFLEN, from the coding sequence ATGCAAGAAGCTCGCCTCATTATATGGGATGAGGCACCAATGACTCAAAAATATGCTTCTGAAACACTTGACAAAACACTGGAAGATATACTGGGATACAAAGATCTAAGAAACAAACATCAGGTCTTTGGTGGAATGACAGTTTTACTTGGTGGGGATTTCAGACAGATCCTGTCAGTTATCCCAAAAGGTAAGAAACAGGAAATTGTTCACTCTTGCATCAACAAATATGTCTTATGGAAATATTGCAGGCTTTTTACCCTTTCACGTAGTATGCAGGTCaatgaatattcatcaacaggAGTCGTTGATATCGAGAAACAAGAATTTAACAAATGGGTCCTAAATATTGGTGATGGAATTATAGAAGCAAAGGCAAAAGAAAGTGAGGACGAACCAACTTGGATTCCTATCCTTGAGAAGTTTATTGTTCCATACTCTACTTCACCAATTGAGGAGATCATCAAAGCCACGTTTCCAGACTTCCTTGAAAACTAG
- the LOC122582378 gene encoding UDP-glycosyltransferase 73E1-like has protein sequence MDSPSTDLHFILFPLMGQGHMIPIVDIARMLAQRGATVTIVTTPVNAKRYKSIIIRAIEAKLKIQVLELQLPLAEVGLPEGCESFDLLPSFSLGTNLISATYMLEEPAEKMLRSLSPAPSCIISDSMFPWTADMAKRLNIPRLIFYGPGCFAFVCIHKLRNTNILDEIDSNSKYFELPGLPDKIEITKPQASTWGKGPTKELLDKYEQTQAAEKSAFGIVVNSFHELEPKYVEELEKASHKQVWCIGPVSLCNKNIQDIAERGNKAEIDGYDCLKWLDLKEPKSVVYVCFGSLSRGSPDQAVELALGLELSNIPFIWFIRSKSDEFERWVIEEGYEKRIQDKGLTVRGWAPQVLILSHQAIGGFVTHCGWNSTLEGICAGVPMITWPHFAEQFLNERFIIDVLKIGVRIGVEVPILFGEKDKFEVIVKRGDIKMAVEALMDDEEEDAKARRQRVSELREMANRAMEEGGSSQFNLTLMIQAITKELAKNSSPV, from the coding sequence ATGGATTCTCCTTCAACCGATCTTCACTTTATATTGTTCCCTCTAATGGGTCAAGGCCATATGATACCCATAGTGGACATTGCCCGAATGCTAGCCCAAAGAGGTGCTACGGTTACTATAGTCACAACTCCTGTTAACGCAAAGCGTTACAAATCAATTATTATCCGCGCAATTGAAGCTAAGCTTAAGATTCAAGTTCTTGAGCTTCAACTCCCATTAGCTGAAGTTGGTTTGCCTGAAGGATGTGAAAGTTTCGATTTGCTACCATCATTTTCACTCGGAACCAATCTTATTTCCGCCACTTATATGCTAGAAGAACCAGCCGAAAAAATGTTGAGAAGTTTAAGTCCTGCTCCAAGCTGCATTATCTCGGATAGCATGTTTCCATGGACGGCCGATATGGCTAAAAGGTTAAACATTCCAAGGCTCATTTTCTATGGACCTGGATGTTTTGCTTTTGTATGCATACACAAATTGAGAAATACTAATATACTTGATGAAATTGACTCAAATTCTAAGTACTTTGAGCTACCCGGTTTGCCTGACAAGATTGAAATTACAAAACCACAAGCTTCCACTTGGGGAAAAGGACCCACAAAAGAATTGTTGGACAAGTATGAACAAACGCAAGCCGCGGAGAAATCTGCCTTTGGGATCGTGGTTAATAGTTTTCACGAGTTGGAACCCAAGTATGTTGAAGAACTTGAAAAGGCTAGTCATAAACAGGTGTGGTGTATTGGCCCGGTTTCCTTGTGCAATAAAAATATACAAGATATAGCTGAGAGAGGTAACAAGGCGGAAATCGATGGTTATGATTGTTTAAAATGGCTGGATTTGAAAGAGCCAAAATCCGTggtttatgtttgttttggaAGTCTATCTCGTGGCTCCCCGGACCAAGCCGTTGAGCTTGCATTAGGATTGGAGTTATCAAATATACCCTTTATTTGGTTTATTAGGTCCAAAAGTGATGAATTTGAGAGATGGGTCATAGAAGAAGGATATGAAAAAAGGATACAAGATAAAGGTCTAACAGTACGCGGATGGGCCCCGCAAGTCTTGATATTGTCACATCAAGCCATAGGAGGATTCGTGACACACTGTGGATGGAACTCGACTCTAGAAGGGATTTGTGCTGGAGTCCCAATGATTACATGGCCCCATTTTGCAGAGCAGTTTCTAAATGAAAGATTTATTATAGACGTGTTGAAAATTGGAGTTAGAATTGGTGTTGAAGTTCCAATTCTTTTTGGAGAAAAAGATAAGTTTGAAGTGATCGTGAAGAGGGGAGATATTAAGATGGCTGTCGAAGCTTTGatggatgatgaagaagaagatgcaaAGGCAAGGAGACAGAGGGTGAGCGAGCTTCGAGAAATGGCAAACAGAGCAATGGAGGAAGGTGGTTCGTCTCAATTTAACTTGACGTTGATGATTCAAGCTATTACTAAAGAACTAGCCAAGAACTCGAGTCCAGTTTAA
- the LOC122583877 gene encoding UDP-glycosyltransferase 73E1-like, which translates to MDDPPIDLHFVLFPLMAQGHLIPMVDLARILAQRGAMVTIITSPVNANRFKSVIGRAIEAKLNIRILELQLPLAEVGLPDGYENFDLLPSPADVLKMYSVMLLLEEPAEKMLRALSTPPSCIISDGHFPWTSDLAMRFNIPRLVFYGPGCFAFLCIHIMTNTNILDQIDSDSKYFVIPGLPDEIEVTKPQASTWGKGDSEETTDMFERMQIAEKASSGIVVNSFEELEPKYVEEFAKAKDKRVWCIGPVSLCNKSFQDIAERGNKVVVNKNDCLKWLDSREPASVVYVCLGSLWYASTEQAIELGLGLELSNTPFIWFVRETSDELERWLLEEGYEERIKDKGLMVRGWAPQILILSHQAIGGFVTHCGWNSTLEAICAGVTMVTWPHFAEQFLNERFIIDVLKIGVRIGAEVPVMYVLQDKSEVTIKRQNVKKAVKILMNNDEEGEARRNRAKALSIKAKRSMEEGGSSFLNMTLMIKGVTEEVAKNTNSIQDVYPI; encoded by the coding sequence ATGGATGACCCTCCCATAGACCTTCACTTTGTTTTGTTCCCATTGATGGCTCAAGGTCATCTGATACCGATGGTGGACCTTGCCCGGATACTGGCCCAACGTGGTGCTATGGTTACAATAATCACGAGTCCTGTTAATGCAAACCGCTTTAAATCAGTCATTGGTCGTGCAATTGAAGCTAAGCTCAACATCCGAATTCTTGAACTCCAACTCCCTTTAGCAGAAGTAGGTTTGCCTGACGGTTATGAGAACTTTGACTTGCTTCCATCACCTGCTGACGTACTAAAAATGTACTCAGTAATGCTTCTGTTAGAAGAGCCAGCTGAAAAGATGCTCCGAGCTTTATCTACCCCTCCGAGTTGCATCATCTCCGATGGTCATTTTCCCTGGACTAGTGATTTAGCAATGAGATTCAATATTCCGAGGTTGGTTTTTTATGGACCGGGCTGCTTTGCGTTTCTTTGTATACATATAATGACAAATACGAACATACTAGATCAAATTGACTCCGACTCAAAATACTTTGTAATACCTGGCTTGCCTGACGAGATAGAAGTTACCAAACCACAGGCATCAACTTGGGGAAAGGGGGACTCGGAAGAAACTACAGATATGTTTGAAAGAATGCAAATAGCCGAGAAAGCTTCAAGTGGGATTGTGGTTAATAGCTTTGAGGAGTTGGAACCCAAGTATGTTGAAGAATTTGCAAAGGCAAAAGATAAAAGGGTTTGGTGTATTGGCCCTGTTTCACTATGCAACAAAAGCTTTCAAGATATAGCCGAGAGAGGAAATAAGGTTGTGGTTAACAAGAATGATTGTTTAAAATGGCTGGATTCAAGGGAACCAGCGTCTGTAGTCTATGTTTGCTTGGGAAGTCTATGGTATGCCTCCACAGAACAAGCCATTGAGCTTGGGCTAGGATTGGAGTTATCAAACACCCCTTTCATATGGTTCGTTCGAGAGACAAGTGACGAACTTGAGAGATGGCTTTTAGAGGAAGGATATGAAGAACGGATAAAAGATAAAGGCCTAATGGTCCGTGGTTGGGCACCACAAATCTTGATACTGTCACATCAAGCTATTGGGGGTTTTGTAACACACTGTGGATGGAACTCGACTCTTGAAGCGATTTGTGCAGGGGTCACAATGGTTACATGGCCTCATTTCGCAGAACAGTTTCTAAATGAAAGATTCATCATAGACGTGTTGAAGATTGGAGTGAGAATTGGCGCAGAAGTCCCGGTGATGTATGTATTGCAAGATAAGTCAGAAGTTACAATAAAGAGACAAAATGTCAAGAAAGCTGTGAAAATTTTAATGAATAACGATGAGGAAGGAGAAGCAAGAAGAAATAGAGCCAAGGCATTAAGCATAAAGGCGAAGAGATCAATGGAGGAAGGGGGTTCCTCTTTCCTCAACATGACACTGATGATCAAAGGTGTCACAGAAGAAGTGGCCAAAAATACCAACTCAATCCAAGATGTCTACCCAATATAA